Proteins from a genomic interval of Quercus lobata isolate SW786 chromosome 11, ValleyOak3.0 Primary Assembly, whole genome shotgun sequence:
- the LOC115966236 gene encoding scopoletin glucosyltransferase-like — translation MGSKSRQLNIFFFPLMGHGHLIPMMDTAKLFAARGVKATIVTTPRNVQLFSKTRGANIDIQIIKFPAVEAGLPEGCENIDSVTSLDMSHKFIKATKMLQQPLEQLLEEYQPSCLVADMFFPWATDVAAKFGIPRLVFEGFSFFSLCATHSLTLFEPHKKVFSDSEPFVIPSFPGEIKLTRMQLADFTLQEVETDFSKLFKEAIESELTSYGVVVNSFYELEPAYADHYRKVLGRKAWHIGPVSLCNKDSEDKAQRGKEASIDEHECLKWLCKKKPNSVIYICLGSMPNFSDPQLFEIAMGLEASEQQFIWVVRKGKNEKEEEDWLPKGFEKRMEGKGLIIRGWAPQVLILDHEAVGGFVTHCGWNSTLEGVASGVPMVTWPIASEQFYNEKLITQVLKIGISVGAQQWTWEVDGIKREAIEKAMRQILVGEEAARAKALGEMARKAVEEGGSSYSDLNALIEELRLYCL, via the coding sequence ATGGGTAGCAAAAGTCGTCAGCTTAACATATTCTTCTTCCCTTTGATGGGTCATGGCCACCTGATACCAATGATGGACACAGCCAAGCTATTTGCAGCGCGAGGTGTGAAGGCAACGATTGTCACTACTCCTCGCAACGTGCAATTATTCTCCAAAACGCGTGGCGCCAACATTgatatccaaatcatcaagttCCCGGCTGTAGAGGCTGGCCTGCCTGAAGGATGTGAGAATATTGACTCAGTGACTTCCCTAGATATGTCTCACAAATTTATCAAAGCCActaaaatgctccaacaaccACTCGAGCAACTACTAGAAGAGTACCAACCTAGTTGCCTTGTTGCCGACATGTTCTTTCCGTGGGCAACTGATGTTGCAGCTAAATTTGGTATTCCTAGGCTTGTTTTCGAGGGGTTCAGTTTTTTTTCCCTATGTGCAACCCATAGTTTGACACTATTTGAACCCCACAAGAAAGTTTTCTCTGACTCTGAACCTTTTGTCATTCCTAGTTTTCCAGGGGAGATAAAGTTGACAAGGATGCAACTTGCTGACTTCACTTTGCAAGAAGTTGAAACAGACTTTTCCAAGTTGTTTAAAGAAGCTATTGAATCAGAGTTGACAAGCTATGGGGTGGTTGTTAACAGCTTCTATGAGCTTGAACCGGCTTATGCAGATCATTACAGGAAAGTTTTGGGAAGAAAGGCGTGGCATATAGGTCCAGTTTCACTATGCAACAAGGATTCTGAAGATAAAGCCCAAAGGGGAAAGGAAGCTTCCATTGATGAACATGAATGTTTAAAATGGCTTTGTAAAAAGAAACCCAATTCGgtaatttatatttgtttgggGAGTATGCCAAACTTTAGTGATCCTCAGCTTTTTGAAATTGCGATGGGTCTTGAGGCTTCAGAGCAACAATTCATTTGGGTTGTGAGGAAAGGCAAAAATGAGAAAGAGGAGGAAGATTGGCTACCTAAAGGATTTGAGAAAAGAATGGAAGGTAAAGGATTAATTATAAGAGGTTGGGCACCCCAAGTTTTGATTCTTGATCATGAAGCAGTTGGAGGATTTGTGACTCATTGTGGGTGGAACTCGACCTTAGAAGGAGTGGCTTCAGGGGTGCCCATGGTCACATGGCCTATAGCTTCTGAGCAGTTTTACAATGAGAAGTTGATAACTCAAGTACTGAAAATTGGAATTAGTGTTGGTGCTCAACAATGGACTTGGGAGGTAGACGGTATCAAGAGGGAAGCAATAGAGAAGGCAATGAGGCAAATTTTGGTGGGCGAAGAAGCGGCCAGAGCCAAGGCACTTGGAGAGATGGCAAGGAAGGCCGTTGAAGAAGGAGGATCATCATACTCTGATTTGAATGCTTTAATTGAAGAATTAAGGTTGTATTGCCTTTGA